The following DNA comes from Macrobrachium rosenbergii isolate ZJJX-2024 chromosome 5, ASM4041242v1, whole genome shotgun sequence.
TACATTAATGACTGTCATAAGAGGAAACACTGTCACTAGTTATTGGCAGAGggatctatacacatacatatcacaaagaaAACAGGGCTGAACAGGGGATGGGTGGAGGATCTCTTATTATGGAATATTTTCTGTACTTATTATCTGCCTCATTTCAATAAGGATTCAAAAGCTTGGTCTCTACTTAAATAGACAACAAGGCATATACAAGGTATGACTCGATATAAAAGATAACGATCGATACATAATGAAAACTGGCTGGTGATCCACCAAGTTAAATATTGTATAGAAGTTAAAACCATTTTACAAATATTGCAAAAAGGCCACAATGTTATGGGTTTAAAACTAGATAAACAGGCAGCATGAGGCCTCCTATTCTCATAACCTGCGGTGGCTCTTGAGACACTTTTAAGTGACCCAGCTCTTACTTCCAATTTCATTCGGCAACACCATACATATTACTGTTTGTGCTATAGTTATTTTGGAAATTGCTCTCAACAGGAGCCTGATTCCATGCCACCTCCAATTTCTCAACCTTGATATACACATCAAGCATTATTATGCCCATTTTGATCACTTAACATAAAAACCCAATGGACCACTGAGAGGAAAGGAGTTCACTTTCCAGCCAAGCAAGAACTGCAGGAGAGTTCAGCCATATACTGTACTCACTTGTCAAGGTAATTTCCATATTTGAGATGCAGTCATTTCAGTTTTCAGATCTATGGTATATGTGTTTTGAGATTTTTTCTCTACAAAACTTGTTAACGGCCTCTAGAAACTTCTGTTCAAAAACAGAAATGACAATTTTGGAAAAATTCTTTGAATGTGATTTGGAGGATATTTACACAAACTaatcttttcatttcctcattcgtaaaaattaagagaatgcacatatataattcaaaaataataaaacaatgattgataaaatccaaaatattactttttatatccAGTTCTGATAGCTTTGTTACATATCTTGGCAGATTAAAAGTTTTACTTCTGTTATCAGAGAATTCAGAATATTAGTCAAAactacacaatattattatttttaaataccaAGCAATTGAACAGtgtgacttaattaaaaatttcagaaCCTTAACTGATTGCTATTTAGTCCAGTTAAAACCAAGATGGCAAACAGTAATGCACAGATGTgtctataaaagataaaattgcaCTGAATTACTGTATACAAAGCCATAACTTACCTTACACATTTACTTTATCATTCTATGGATATTTGTATGGTCTATAAATCTATCAATATTATCAAGATTTTCCCACCACAGAGGTAAAAACTTCTGGCAAATAAGATCAAACCATGGTGTTATAGGAATGTTGTTTCTGTGGAGATTCGtcagaaactgagaaaaatctTCTCGTTTAATATACCTTACATCTTGAACTTCATTTTCATTAGGCTTCAGGGAAAcatcttttgttaaaaataaaatatagtccATTTCATGTTCTCCCCACATTCCATCTGAAGGACTGGCATAATGGATGCGAGTGAGGTAAGTAAAATCCTGGGGTAAGGCTTGTGCTCGTGGAATTCCCAATTCAAATTCAAGACGCCTCTGCGCAGCTAATCTAACCCCAAGAGCATTTTCCTCTATTATTTCatcaggagtatgaagaggatgGGAACAGCAAGTATTTGTGTAATATCCAGGAAAGGTGATCTGGAAGAAATTTACACTTTTgaagaattaaattaataaaaaatgtactaCACTTCTAATTTCACCCCTAGAATGTCTCTACTTTCAAGAGAAAATCCttatcaaagaaagaaagaccaAGAGCAAGTTGACTTACATGTATTCCCATTAGAAATAACAGATACCCCATATACCATTACTTACAGCCTCACAA
Coding sequences within:
- the LOC136838861 gene encoding LOW QUALITY PROTEIN: isopentenyl-diphosphate Delta-isomerase 1-like (The sequence of the model RefSeq protein was modified relative to this genomic sequence to represent the inferred CDS: inserted 2 bases in 1 codon), translating into MSLPKGILQSVKKFPYHKQSLRWTSKAIKAENIDPQQYALLNEPCILVDENDNNIGSSSKRDCHLMHNGSSLLHRAFSVFLLIVQXELLVHRRSEAKITFPGYYTNTCCSHPLHTPDEIIEENALGVRLAAQRRLEFELGIPRAQALPQDFTYLTRIHYASPSDGMWGEHEMDYILFLTKDVSLKPNENEVQDVRYIKREDFSQFLTNLHRNNIPITPWFDLICQKFLPLWWENLDNIDRFIDHTNIHRMIK